The segment aactgtagtaagagtgttattttctgaaagatatgttcttctagtttgtatatttcaattgataagtgtgaaaaaactagaagtaagagttttagaagaaaaaaaggaagaccgcctgtgggcggtcttatccgttcaagggtaaaattttcaaaaattaccgatttttttatttaattgttttcttgttctagtaaaatatattattattttgcaatatattaatcattaaaaacaattgagattacacgaagactgtccagaatgagtaaaatggtcgatttctgcgaattaagcgaaattgataaagaagcagacttcaacagtgatgatgagtttcctaattcgtcctttaatgccccagatcgtgaaataacaccagaagatgagcaatgtatttcaaaggaccttcaaattatacaagaaggtgacgttttcatagctgatctgtgacctattcggtaaaaatcagtcttattgaaacacaTTGAgcttagataatcatacaacattcatccataaaaaacgtttaaaattcatgtattttactatttgttcactatttttcaattaaaaaatttcagtctttttatgccttaaacagATATGACAGGCTGGAGGCGGTcattaccttttctcacctggcgcccaaacggaaagagataatgaagaatggatagtatttttgagttcagtggaccattaattaccccagacaaaattatttaactacttttttttggatattaaagaaaacaccgttataGGGTTAAAACGTATCAACGTGTGATTTTGCAAACAAGTTATGTAATTTCGCCTataaaaatagccaaaaatgcACAATGTAACCAAAAATATTGTTGCATTATGCAACTATCAGTATTATATTCAAGCTTTTTTGGGACCAAAATGCTTTTTATAGATCAACATAATATTATGTGTAATTCCTTCATAAGcacacctatttttaaacaaggccagattttttttatgtagcaTTTGTGTaagtgaattaatttttctaaacttTTTACATCCCATTGGGAACATTTTTCCCAAGGGGTTATAAACAATTAGAGTGGGTCGAGTTCCCGGTTCCCCAataaaatatatgaattttctgagttccctgaaaaaaatacatgggtttCCTTTCCCGGGTTCACAGAAAACTGTATAGATTACGCGGATTCCCCGGAATGTATGGGTCTCGTGAATTTCCCGAGTCTCtcgaaatgagttaccctttGATTTTTCCAAGTTGCATTAAAGTTTAACCTATTCAAttaatgtactagaaatacttcaGGTAGAACGTTGGAATTAGTTCTTTAACTTTTAAGTTCTAAAGAAGATTTGTATATTGCTATTATTTTGGTATTTTCttcagtaaaatattgaaacttttactGTGTggtaactgttctcaattttagtATATTCCCTTAAAAGCACTATGTTCAGCCGGGATACAGCTGGTGGTAAAAATTTTGGCGGGATGTcaagaaaataaacaattttgttgggaaaaagGACTGCTTTATAGACCCAAAAATAGCACTTTTTATTctaataaatattgaattgtgcattaattaattttatgtaacGTGGACATGAATGAAAAAAGTGATACTAGTGATATGAATGAAGATATCCAGAAAAATGCTGAAGAAGGACAATTACCTCAAGAGGAGAATGCAAAAGGCTCCTCTCCGGGACTTTCTCAATCCGAGAACAAGGACACAAGTTCTAAAGAAGCTGGGAAGGAAATGGACTATTCTTCAGGCGAAGAATCCGACGAAGATCTTGGAACAAGGAGGAAGAAACGTGCCCAAATTCTGAGTGATAGCTCTGACGATGAGAATGATGAAAGCCTGAGGAATAGCATCTTGGCTCCTgtagaaaaccacgaagaactGAGTAATGATAAATCTTCTGAGCAGAGCGATACAGCTGGGAATGAAGATTCAAATGAGGAAGAAAAAGTGGACAAATCGGAAGCCCTGCAAGATGAAGACTCAAATAGTAATTCTGAGGATTCTGCAAACAtagaaaaatccaaaaagaaaacCAAGACTGGAAAAGAATCTTTAACGGAGGAATTGGAAGAAAACCATGAACTCATTGAGAGCAGGGATGAAGAGATTgggttagcaaaaaaaaagaaacgtgtCCAAATTCTAAGTGACAACTCTGACGATGAGAACGATATAACCATGAAGAGTAGCATCCTGGCTCCTGGAGAAAACCTCGAAGAACCTAGCAATGACAAATCTTCTGATCAGAACAATGAGTCAGACGGAAGTGCAGACATTACCGAAGCACgatacagaaaattaaaatttctctgtgatgATGACTCAAGtgaagaagaaaataataaagaagAAACAGAGGATAATCAATTGCAATCCTTGCCAGATGAAGATTCACTAAGTATTTCTGGAAATGTTGAAGACATAGGGAaatctaaaaagaaaaagaaaaccaagtCAACTAAAAAAGAACGTAGGACAGAAATTTCGGACGAAAACAATGAACTCTCGGAAAACAGCGATGAAGAATTTTCCGAAGAAGTTCAGAAGAAAGGGAAAAGAAAGTCAAAAAAGCCAGACAAGCCGAAGAAACcttcaaaaaaagaaagagacgAAGTATTCAGCATGATGCAGAGGAATGCACGCGAGGAAACTATTGAGTAagtattctttttaaattaaaataataataaaataaaaattggattaaaaatgtgagaaatacaaaaatttgcaaCTGTGACCTTGAGCCGTGACCTTTAAGGACGGGAAGGTCAGAAAAATCGATATTtctagctttttttttttagaattaaacATAATTTTAAGGTTTAGATAGCcataggaattttttttctaggattccattaaccatttaaggacgtGAAGGTAAAAAATTGAAggtcataaaaatcaattttctagctttttttatattaaacatAATTAGGGTGTAGATGGCCGtaggaaatttttttctatgtcaaACGTgactcaaaaaatcaaaaatagttcGTTTATAGGTACtataccgattcattaccgattctgaccgatgcaatcgggttgaaaatttcaagacctttccaaaaaatccaaatttaatcaaatcggttgaaaagtaCACCCTCTAAAGTCTAAAAGTTaaacttttttcttcaaaaaatcatgatgatTCTTTTAGGTTATAGACCGgatattttacattatttttgatttttttagaagGCCTATAAATCgtaaatgtaattaatttttttttctaaatgattttttatcccgagaatctttatttttttttttagtattttgagaattctgaattgaataattattatttaaaaactattttattaaaaataaaaatgggcaTTAAAAATTCCCAAAATCAAGATAATAAATTTCTGATTTATGACTACAAATGatagaattttttaaacaaatttttgtttaagtatattttctgaacaaGGAATATTACAAATATTAGGAATGGTAAACTTAAACTTATGATATTTGAAAGCCGTTCTCAGACCGGAACTTTAAACCAGTTTCCGAGTGTATCAAAATCCTAGAAGAAAcaatttcagtaatttttaaagtcaaatggatcctttgcccttaatatctaaccccaagtcaaaattttccaaggaaATCATGCCTCAAAAGAAATACAGAGAGgtccgctttcaaagaaattctcaggACTGAAAAAACCCGCAAATTCACTCctgagaaaaattgcatacctacaggagaggtttttggaataagttacagaaacgccgTCTTGTATGCAaaaccggaggcagccaaaatcccgaaatccaaaatcccgaaagccaaaatcccgaaagggccaaaatctcgaaagccgaatttcgaatgttcaaaatccaaaacaaaacaaaaatgcaAAACATTTCCGCGCCAATTTTTAGCTTATTTTCAGCGTCAACGGTTCAtaatggctccgacacaccttgtagataaaacaatttataaatacaaaattcacatccttttctttcttaaaagtttaggatatgtctatcctactcttttgcactcttcttcttcttttgaacatcacatcaaatcAAATTTCATTCAGTCCAATGTGGAGTCCTTTttgggacgcgaattttgattttacaaaattttagcgatctaaaaggtgtcataaagaaatgtatttcaaattttgtagATTGTTGGGGCTTTCCGACTAGCATTGGACAACTAGGCTCAAAAGTGTCCCTCATTTGTGTCCCTCATTTTCCATAATTCCGTCAACCGTCTGATCCATTTtattacaattaattttctttggTAAATGATAAGATGTTCTTTACATTAACAATTCTTAAGTCATCCAAATCAATCACCCTCCTTCCTAATATCTTCTGTCTCGAAAGTGCCAGAGTCGGACAATCGCATAAGATATGTTTTACACTTTCCCTACTGGAAGAACACTGAATATCACTAAACACTAAAATATCTGAATGGCCAGGAACCCAGATGAAGAGGATCTCATTATCTTCCAAGAGTTTAGCAAGATAATCTCTTGCTTCTTGAACCAGATTCGAAGACGTAGGACCCTCTGCAATCGCTTGCAATGTGTTTTTGCTATTTGATATAATTCCAATTGTCTTATTCGTTACTCCTCTATCGCAGAGAGAACACATTGCCATCAAGATAGCGAAAATCTCCGCCATAACTATGGAAAAGTACGCTCCTAAGGGGATAGACATCTCAATGTTGTCCTCCATCCAAAATACTCCGGCTCCTGCTTTGAGACCCTGTACAGAACCATCCGTGAACACTTTAACATTGCATCTAAAGATTTCCTCAACGCAATTGTAGAGCTCATCGTTTTCAGTTAAGATTCTGATTTTctctatattccctgaaaacaTTTCCTTTGGGTATGAAACATCTGACAACATAGCAGTTGAAGGGAAGATCTCCTCAACGGTGTCATAAATGTATTTCCaatttaccgcgtgaaaaaaagttacatacatttaggggtatttcaaatgtatttcaaaaattattttataaatgagctcctaatagtaggcaattgttatcaaattctttcaatccgtttttaTTTAAGCCGGACCTCCCTGTAAGAGAAgctaagccatatgactaaaccTTAGATCTGAAACATGTACAAATTTTGGTGATCTTTCCGATTTTCAGGATTCCTTATAACAAGCCAGAACAGTATGATCTGAAGGAGTTCCTCAGTCGCCTTCAGCAGAATAAAGTAGAACTTCCAATTGATAAGAAACTTGCTAAGAAAACAGGAAAATTGGGAGCTTTGAAACGCGAAAAAATAGTTCCAGACGAAGATTTAGTGAAAACAAATGAGATCCAAGAAGTTCATCAAATAGATCAAATACAAAAACCAGAAATTGCAAAAGAAGATCAGCTTTCAGAACAACTAACAGAAAGTGAATCTATTGCAGACAAAGATGAGATAGATCAGTTAGTAGCTGGAACTTCCAAAGAGACAGCACTAGAACCCCTAGAACCTATCCAGATTCCCAAGGATGAAAATAATGTCAAGAGACGTAAGTTGATCAGATCCCGTATTCATTTATCAATTGATTTGTTGTAGCTTGATTTTTCAGTGATTCTTCATGGTGATCCGAATTCTGTGATTGACTTAGAATCGGGATTAGTGGTTCCGAAGACCAAATCCAAAGAAGTCCTTTTGATCGAAAAGTGCCTTTCTCAGAATGCAAAACCTCATGGAGTTGCAAAGCCAGAGATAAAGGTTGAAAATTCTCCAGGAGTCGCCTATAAAAACCTAATGGAAAGCCTTTCTAAGGAGTTGCTGCGCAAAAAGAGAGAACaaatgcaaaagtacattgaAGAACAGGAAAAGAGTAAAATTGTCAATATGGCAAATAATATTGATGATGAGGCTGAATTTGCCAGCGATTTCGATGAAGATGAAAATGAAAAGGACGATGAAGATAACAATGACGGTGAAGATGGAAAGGAAGATCTGTGTAATGAAAATTCTGAATTAAGAGAAGATAATGAATTAAATGAAGATGAAACTGAGGAACATGACAAAAATGAGGTAAATGAAGAGGAATCTGAAGATGAAAATGAAGCAAACGATGAAGACTCTGATAGTGAAGATCAAAGTTCAGAAAGGAAAAAGAAACTGAGGAAGAGAATCGTTGTTATGGATGGTGAAGATTCCGATGATGAGCAATTAAAAGATGATCATGGTGAAGAAATGGTATTGCCTATGATTCCAAATGAGAATATTCTGCTTCCTAGCCTGGAACACAACACTTCAGTAACTGAAAGTCAAATGGAGAAAGATGAAATGGAACTCTTTAATCTATGCACAGGAAACTTTGAAACACAAGCTCCTCCACAGTCGATAAACCTATCAGATACTGGTTTAGACAAAAGTATTGAAGAATGTGCTAAAACTCATGAAGTTGAGAATGAAATCTCAGCAGTTCCAAACTTCGAATCTTCAGATGAAGAAAAGACTTCCCAAGGGGTTCCGGTAAAGAAGAAATGCCGAAAACCTCGGGTATACCTTTCGGACGATGAAGAACCGCAGCAAAAAGATGATGAAGAATTTTCCAAGGAAACCGAAGATCGGCATCAAGAAAGTGAAGAAGAATCTTCTAAAGAAGCTGAACATGAAGAGCTCTCAGAAGTAGCTGAAATATCTGATCAGGAGGAATGTGAAGATGCAGAGAATATCGCATATGATTCTGAGGAGAATGAGATTGATACTACAGCTGTTTCAGCTTTACCAACAAAGCCCAAGATAAAGGTATCTGATTTCATGGAAAGCGAGGCTGAATTGTCAGAGTCCGAATGGGGGAGTGCAGATGAAGATGAAAGAGATCTGAACAAATTTGAAGCAGAACTTGGGGATGAGGATCAATTCGATCAGGCTCAACTGCAAAGTGAACTAGAGCGGATTCACATGAAGAAACTCTTGGATCAGGATGCCAGAGAAGTGAAGATGGTGAAAAATCTGGTACTACACGAAGAAGAACGTGAAGGAATGACTCGTGAGAGAACATTCCGCTGGCTCCACGTGGACAATGATTTCAATCTGAATGGTGATAACCAGGATAACCAGCTCGATGAGACCCGAGAGAGTGATGATGAAAATGAAGAAGAATGGCGGAAGATCAGACACGAACGGAATGTTATGCTCAAGGAGAAGCTCCAGGGAGGCCTTACTAATTTATTCGAGACAAAGAATGTGACAATATTGAAACCGAGCATTCCGGAGCATCCCAAAGAAGTCAAAGCTCCTACATTTTTAGTCCCTGACCGAGAGATTCTCAATAAGAAATCCCTTCTACTTCAAGATGAGGAATATCTTGCCAGATTGGCTGCGCTCACTTCTAAAACTTCCGACACCCTTGTCAATGGAGCAACAGAAAAAGGGAGCTTTGTCTTCCGGCAACTAGCTAGACAGGAAGAAGACCCAGAACCTTCGGTGAgtaattcatttattatttctGAATGTTCATTGTAAATTCTAACTGAATATTTTAGGCTGGAAAACGAAAGCCTGAGAATGCCCTTGCCCCGGTAAAAGGCAAGAAACGCAAGAAGACTTCCATCTACGGTTAATATCACCGGAGGATTATTTTCCCTTGAATATTTTCAAGGTTTTATCCAAGAGAATactgaaatattttgtattttagaaGTAAAAtagggaaattttaatttaaatggacTCTTACTTGGTGTTCTGCAAATCTTCAAATATCTTGCCCATCTTCTTACGCTGCTCACGGAATCTCACAAGATCTTCGGGTTCTGGAGACTCTGAATCTTCAGAGCTGGACTCTGAACATTCATTTTTACCttgaatttcaaacaatttttctgGGATAggatttttttcagcaaacgCGTCGTCGATCTTTTGTCTTTTCGCGGAAGCCATATTGGAAGAGGATGCTGGGTATTCAGCGATTTCCTGCGAATGTGCTCGCTTTATCACGAATGTATGAGAATCCAATGGAACCTGGGACTTTATTATCTCCATTTTAACTCTTTGCACTGTATCGAAAACATTTTTCTGGGTAGATTCTTGAGAATCCTCAAAAAGTGGCGGCGTCTGCGACATTTTCTCCAAAGGAAATGAAGGAAATCTACTTAGTGACTCAAGCGCCCTCTTGCACTGAACATAAAAGCACGAAGAATATCCGGAAACAAAA is part of the Phlebotomus papatasi isolate M1 unplaced genomic scaffold, Ppap_2.1 HiC_scaffold_193, whole genome shotgun sequence genome and harbors:
- the LOC129808912 gene encoding claspin; amino-acid sequence: MNEKSDTSDMNEDIQKNAEEGQLPQEENAKGSSPGLSQSENKDTSSKEAGKEMDYSSGEESDEDLGTRRKKRAQILSDSSDDENDESLRNSILAPVENHEELSNDKSSEQSDTAGNEDSNEEEKVDKSEALQDEDSNSNSEDSANIEKSKKKTKTGKESLTEELEENHELIESRDEEIGLAKKKKRVQILSDNSDDENDITMKSSILAPGENLEEPSNDKSSDQNNESDGSADITEARYRKLKFLCDDDSSEEENNKEETEDNQLQSLPDEDSLSISGNVEDIGKSKKKKKTKSTKKERRTEISDENNELSENSDEEFSEEVQKKGKRKSKKPDKPKKPSKKERDEVFSMMQRNAREETIEIPYNKPEQYDLKEFLSRLQQNKVELPIDKKLAKKTGKLGALKREKIVPDEDLVKTNEIQEVHQIDQIQKPEIAKEDQLSEQLTESESIADKDEIDQLVAGTSKETALEPLEPIQIPKDENNVKRLILHGDPNSVIDLESGLVVPKTKSKEVLLIEKCLSQNAKPHGVAKPEIKVENSPGVAYKNLMESLSKELLRKKREQMQKYIEEQEKSKIVNMANNIDDEAEFASDFDEDENEKDDEDNNDGEDGKEDLCNENSELREDNELNEDETEEHDKNEVNEEESEDENEANDEDSDSEDQSSERKKKLRKRIVVMDGEDSDDEQLKDDHGEEMVLPMIPNENILLPSLEHNTSVTESQMEKDEMELFNLCTGNFETQAPPQSINLSDTGLDKSIEECAKTHEVENEISAVPNFESSDEEKTSQGVPVKKKCRKPRVYLSDDEEPQQKDDEEFSKETEDRHQESEEESSKEAEHEELSEVAEISDQEECEDAENIAYDSEENEIDTTAVSALPTKPKIKVSDFMESEAELSESEWGSADEDERDLNKFEAELGDEDQFDQAQLQSELERIHMKKLLDQDAREVKMVKNLVLHEEEREGMTRERTFRWLHVDNDFNLNGDNQDNQLDETRESDDENEEEWRKIRHERNVMLKEKLQGGLTNLFETKNVTILKPSIPEHPKEVKAPTFLVPDREILNKKSLLLQDEEYLARLAALTSKTSDTLVNGATEKGSFVFRQLARQEEDPEPSAGKRKPENALAPVKGKKRKKTSIYG